The Kitasatospora sp. NBC_00374 genome has a segment encoding these proteins:
- a CDS encoding LysM peptidoglycan-binding domain-containing protein, with product MTTNTANITYYTVRSGDTLTAIAAVFGTTVEQLVEWNNISNPDLIKVGQRLIVTWANSSHDFFYTVRSGDTLTAIAGMFGTTVEQLVEWNNIPNPDLIKVGQRLIVAKSVPMAA from the coding sequence ATGACGACAAACACTGCGAACATCACCTACTACACCGTCAGATCCGGTGACACGCTCACGGCCATTGCGGCTGTCTTCGGCACGACCGTCGAGCAGCTCGTCGAGTGGAACAACATCAGCAATCCCGACCTCATCAAGGTCGGCCAACGACTCATCGTCACGTGGGCGAATTCATCTCACGATTTCTTCTACACCGTCAGATCGGGTGACACGCTCACGGCCATTGCGGGTATGTTCGGCACGACCGTCGAGCAGCTCGTCGAGTGGAACAACATCCCCAACCCCGATCTCATCAAGGTCGGCCAACGACTCATCGTTGCCAAATCGGTGCCGATGGCGGCCTGA
- a CDS encoding peptidoglycan-binding protein — MTDDALTQRCNYTTARPTLKLGSKGDAVKQAQCFLNFSLIGDALAEDGEFGPVTDAATRRFQKCAEITLDGIIGAQTWSFLTFWANSTGFVC, encoded by the coding sequence ATGACAGACGACGCGCTGACTCAACGCTGTAACTACACCACGGCCCGACCGACGCTCAAGCTGGGCTCGAAAGGGGATGCGGTCAAGCAGGCGCAGTGTTTCCTCAACTTCTCGCTGATTGGGGATGCGCTTGCTGAGGACGGCGAATTCGGGCCCGTAACCGACGCCGCGACACGAAGGTTTCAGAAATGCGCCGAGATTACGCTCGATGGCATCATCGGCGCCCAGACCTGGTCATTCCTGACGTTCTGGGCCAACTCGACGGGCTTCGTCTGTTGA
- a CDS encoding undecaprenyl-diphosphate phosphatase, giving the protein MSAIGVGQAVILGIVEGVTEFLPISSTGHLKITEGLMGIPVDDKAVVGFTAVIQVGAIAAVLLYFFKDILRFVTAWGRGLANPAERGNHDYKFAWWVIYATIPIVVVGLAAKPLIDGPLASLWVVAGSLIVGSIVMWVADQMGRHRRGEADITLADAMIVGSSQILALLFPGFSRSGATMSTALIRDLDRVAATRLSFFLSIPALTGAGLYELKDATGGGVGLAPLAVGTLVSFVVAYASIAWLLKYVAKHSFNAFVIYRLVVGFLLLGLLGANVISA; this is encoded by the coding sequence ATGAGCGCAATCGGTGTCGGCCAGGCCGTCATCCTCGGCATCGTCGAAGGGGTCACGGAGTTCCTCCCGATCTCCTCGACCGGCCACCTGAAGATCACCGAAGGGCTGATGGGGATCCCCGTCGACGACAAGGCGGTGGTGGGCTTCACCGCGGTCATCCAGGTCGGAGCGATCGCCGCCGTCCTGCTCTACTTCTTCAAGGACATCCTCCGCTTCGTCACCGCCTGGGGCCGAGGGCTGGCCAACCCGGCGGAACGCGGCAACCACGACTACAAGTTCGCCTGGTGGGTGATCTACGCCACCATCCCGATCGTGGTCGTCGGCCTGGCCGCCAAGCCCCTCATCGACGGCCCGCTCGCCTCCCTCTGGGTGGTCGCGGGCTCCCTGATCGTCGGCAGCATCGTGATGTGGGTGGCCGACCAGATGGGGCGCCACCGCCGCGGCGAGGCCGACATCACCCTCGCCGACGCGATGATCGTCGGCTCCTCCCAGATCCTCGCGCTGCTCTTCCCCGGCTTCTCCCGCTCCGGCGCCACCATGTCCACCGCCCTGATCCGCGACCTCGACCGGGTCGCCGCCACCAGGCTGTCCTTCTTCCTCTCGATTCCGGCCCTGACCGGCGCGGGCCTCTACGAGCTCAAGGACGCGACCGGCGGCGGCGTCGGGCTCGCCCCCCTGGCCGTCGGCACCCTGGTCTCCTTCGTCGTCGCCTACGCCTCGATCGCCTGGCTGCTCAAGTACGTCGCCAAGCACTCCTTCAACGCATTCGTGATCTACCGCCTGGTGGTCGGCTTCCTGCTCCTCGGCCTCCTGGGTGCGAACGTCATCAGCGCCTGA
- the mgrA gene encoding L-glyceraldehyde 3-phosphate reductase, which produces MITAPYRAAEDRYDGSMRYRRTGRSGLQLPEISLGLWHNFGDDRSLDSQRAILRRAFDLGITHFDLANNYGPPYGSAEANFGRHLAADFRPYRDEMIISTKAGYDMWPGPYGEWGSRKYLTASLDQSLRRMGLEYVDIFYSHRFDPKTPLEETMGALASAVRQGKALYAGISSYNAEKTREAAGILLDLGVPLLIHQPSYSMLNRWIEDDGLLDVLADEGAGCIGFAPLAQGILTDRYLKGIPADSRAAQGKSLDPAALTEETLGKLNGLNEVAARRGQTLAQLALTWLLRDPRMTSALIGASSVAQLEANVAALRGAPLGADELAEIDRYATDAGLNLWARSTEG; this is translated from the coding sequence ATGATCACCGCCCCCTACCGGGCCGCCGAGGATCGCTACGACGGCTCGATGCGCTACCGCCGAACCGGCCGCAGCGGCCTTCAGCTGCCGGAGATCTCGCTCGGCCTGTGGCACAACTTCGGCGACGACCGCAGCCTCGATTCGCAGCGGGCGATCCTGCGCCGCGCGTTCGACCTCGGCATCACCCACTTCGACCTGGCCAACAACTACGGCCCGCCGTACGGCTCCGCCGAGGCCAACTTCGGCCGGCACCTGGCCGCCGACTTCCGCCCGTACCGCGACGAGATGATCATCTCGACCAAGGCGGGCTACGACATGTGGCCCGGCCCGTACGGCGAGTGGGGCTCGCGCAAGTACCTGACGGCCAGCCTCGACCAGTCGCTGCGGCGGATGGGCCTGGAGTACGTCGACATCTTCTACTCGCACCGCTTCGATCCGAAGACCCCGCTCGAGGAGACCATGGGGGCCCTCGCCTCCGCCGTCCGGCAGGGCAAGGCGCTGTACGCCGGCATCTCCTCCTACAATGCGGAGAAGACCCGGGAGGCCGCCGGGATCCTGCTCGACCTCGGTGTCCCGCTGCTGATCCACCAGCCGTCCTACTCCATGCTCAACCGCTGGATCGAGGACGACGGCCTGCTCGACGTCCTCGCGGACGAGGGCGCCGGCTGCATCGGCTTCGCGCCGCTCGCGCAGGGCATCCTCACCGACCGCTACCTCAAGGGCATCCCCGCCGACTCCCGGGCCGCCCAGGGCAAGTCGCTGGACCCGGCCGCCCTCACCGAGGAGACCCTCGGCAAGCTGAACGGCCTGAACGAGGTCGCCGCCCGCCGCGGCCAGACCCTCGCCCAGCTCGCCCTGACCTGGCTGCTGCGAGACCCCCGGATGACCTCCGCCCTGATCGGCGCGTCCTCGGTCGCCCAGCTGGAGGCCAACGTCGCGGCCCTGCGGGGCGCCCCGCTCGGCGCCGACGAGCTCGCCGAGATCGACCGGTACGCCACCGACGCCGGTCTCAACCTCTGGGCCAGGTCGACCGAGGGCTGA
- a CDS encoding cytochrome c oxidase assembly protein, with protein MHHHGGGTLGPFTFSSSLSWSPDWPYLVAGLLALGLYVAGAVRLWRRGDRWPIGRMVAWLAGIGTIVLVTCTGLNDYGMVLFSAHMIQHMVLSMLSPILLLLGAPITLALRALRPAGRGSGRGPRELLVLLLHSRYIRIVSHPAFTIPLFIASLYALYFSPLFDHLMQYRLGHLGMMGHFLAVGLLFFWPIMGVDPGPHRPGFVMRIIELFMGMPFHAFFGVAVMMATHPLVTTFSTETAPPGTDLLNDQKIAGGITWAFGEIPTAIVLIALTLQWAKSEERQARRRDRAADRDGDAELVAYNAYLASLDKRGRQATEAG; from the coding sequence ATGCACCACCACGGAGGGGGGACGCTCGGTCCGTTCACCTTCTCCTCCAGCCTCAGCTGGTCACCCGACTGGCCGTACCTGGTCGCCGGCCTGCTCGCGCTCGGCCTGTACGTGGCCGGCGCCGTCCGGCTGTGGCGCCGGGGCGACCGCTGGCCGATCGGCCGCATGGTCGCCTGGCTCGCGGGCATCGGCACGATCGTGCTGGTGACCTGCACCGGCCTGAACGACTACGGCATGGTGCTGTTCAGCGCCCACATGATCCAGCACATGGTGCTGAGCATGCTCTCCCCCATCCTGCTGCTGCTCGGCGCCCCGATCACGCTCGCCCTGCGCGCCCTGCGCCCGGCGGGCCGGGGCAGCGGCCGCGGCCCGCGCGAACTGCTGGTCCTGCTGCTGCACAGCCGGTACATCCGGATCGTCTCGCACCCGGCGTTCACCATCCCGCTGTTCATCGCCAGCCTGTACGCGCTGTACTTCAGCCCGCTGTTCGACCACCTGATGCAGTACCGGCTCGGGCACCTCGGGATGATGGGGCACTTCCTGGCGGTCGGCCTGCTGTTCTTCTGGCCGATCATGGGCGTGGACCCCGGTCCGCACCGGCCCGGGTTCGTGATGCGGATCATCGAGCTCTTCATGGGGATGCCGTTCCACGCCTTCTTCGGCGTCGCCGTGATGATGGCCACCCATCCACTGGTCACCACCTTCAGCACCGAGACCGCCCCGCCCGGCACCGACCTGCTGAACGACCAGAAGATCGCCGGCGGCATCACCTGGGCCTTCGGCGAGATCCCCACCGCGATCGTGCTGATCGCCCTCACCCTCCAGTGGGCCAAGTCCGAGGAGCGCCAGGCCCGCCGCCGCGACCGCGCCGCCGACCGCGACGGGGACGCCGAGCTGGTGGCGTACAACGCCTACCTGGCCTCGCTCGACAAGCGCGGCCGCCAGGCGACCGAAGCCGGCTGA